Proteins from a genomic interval of Diospyros lotus cultivar Yz01 chromosome 6, ASM1463336v1, whole genome shotgun sequence:
- the LOC127803333 gene encoding probable metal-nicotianamine transporter YSL6 isoform X1, with amino-acid sequence MGTVTPAAEEISEPLLAESEKNRDVELERIPEWKDQITIRGLVVSAVLGTLFCIITHKLNLTVGIIPSLNVAAGLLGFFFVKSWTGCLSKLGFSIQPFTRQENTVIQTCVVACYGLAFSGGFGSYMIAMDDKTYKLIGVDYPGNQAEDVKNPGLWWMIGFLFVVSFLGLFSLVPLRKVMVMDNKLTYPSGTATAMLINSFHTNTGAELAGKQVKCLGKYLSISLCWSCFKWFFSGIGDSCGFDNFPSLGLALFKNTFYFDFSPTYVGCGLICPHVVNCSVLLGAIISWGILWPFISKHAGDWYPADLGSNDFKGLYGYKVFIAISLILGDGLYNLIKIIAITAREMCNNRTKQKNLPVIHEVSGMLPADDENSKLLMEQRKQDEIFLKDSIPSWLAVSGYVGLAAMSIVTIPNIFPSLKWYLVLCSYVIAPALAFCNSYGTGLTDWNLSSTYGKIGLFIIASLVGRDGGVIAGLAACGVMMAIVSTAADLMQDFKTGYLTLSSAKSMFVSQLIGTAMGCVIAPLTFWMFWTAFDVGSPDGPYKAPYAVIFREMAILGIEGFSELPKHCLALCCGFFVAALVINLLRDMTPLRISQFIPIPMAMAVPFYIGAYFAIDMFLGTVILFVWERINRKDAEDYAGAVASGLICGDGIWTVPSAILSILRINPPICMYFGPSVSS; translated from the exons ATGGGGACCGTAACTCCTGCAGCAGAGGAGATATCAGAGCCATTGCTTGCTGAATCGGAGAAGAACCGGGACGTTGAGTTGGAGAGAATCCCAGAATGGAAAGACCAGATCACGATCAGGGGCTTGGTAGTGAGTGCTGTATTAGGTACACTCTTCTGTATCATCACCCACAAGCTCAATCTGACCGTCGGGATCATTCCGTCCCTCAACGTCGCCGCCGGATTGCTAGGGTTCTTCTTTGTCAAGTCATGGACTGGGTGTTTGTCCAAATTAGGGTTTTCGATTCAGCCCTTTACCAGGCAAGAAAATACTGTGATACAGACATGCGTGGTCGCTTGTTACGGCCTCGCCTTCAGTg GGGGATTTGGTTCATATATGATTGCCATGGATGATAAGACATACAAACTGATTGGTGTGGATTACCCTGGTAATCAAGCAGAGGATGTAAAGAACCCTGGCTTATGGTGGATGATTGGCTTTTTATTTGTTGTCAGTTTTCTTGGGCTTTTCAGCCTTGTTCCACTTCGGAAG GTTATGGTCATGGATAATAAACTGACATACCCCAGTGGAACTGCCACAGCAATGTTGATAAACAGCTTCCACACAAATACTGGAGCTGAGCTTGCAGG GAAACAAGTCAAATGTCTTGGGAAGTATTTGAGCATAAGTTTATGCTGGAGCTGCTTTAAATGGTTCTTCAGCGGTATTGGAGATTCTTGTGGTTTTGATAATTTTCCTAGCCTTGGATTAGCACTGTTTAAGAACAC GTTTTATTTTGACTTTAGTCCAACTTATGTTGGTTGTGGTCTTATATGCCCCCATGTAGTCAATTGTTCAGTTCTTCTTGGTGCAATCATATCATGGGGCATCCTTTGGCCCTTTATATCCAAACATGCTGGGGATTGGTATCCAGCTGATCTTGGTAGCAATGATTTTAAAGGTCTTTATGGATACAAG GTTTTCATAGCTATCTCACTCATCCTTGGTGATGGCCTTTACAATTTGATTAAGATAATAGCAATAACTGCTAGGGAAATGTGCAACAACAGAACCAAACAGAAGAATCTTCCAGTAATCCATGAAGTCTCAG GCATGCTTCCAGCAGATGATGAGAATTCTAAATTACTAATGGAGCAAAGAAAACAAGATGAGATATTTCTGAAAGACAGTATTCCATCCTGGTTGGCAGTTTCTGGTTACGTGGGCCTGGCTGCAATGTCAATTGTTACAATACCAAACATATTTCCATCCCTCAAGTGGTATCTTGTTCTCTGCTCATATGTAATTGCCCCTGCCCTTGCCTTCTGTAATTCCTATGGAACTGGGCTGACGGACTGGAATTTGTCTTCCACTTATGGAAAGATTGGTCTTTTTATTATTGCTTCATTGGTTGGACGTGATGGTGGGGTAATAGCCGGTTTAGCAGCTTGTGGAGTTATGATGGCTATTGTCTCCACAGCAGCTGATCTCATGCAAGATTTTAAGACTGGTTATCTTACTCTATCATCAGCTAAGTCCATGTTTGTAAGCCAGTTGATTGGAACAGCCATGGGTTGTGTCATTGCCCCACTCactttttggatgttttggacTGCTTTTGATGTCGGGTCACCTGATGGTCCATACAAAGCACCATACGCAGTTATATTCAGGGAAATGGCTATTCTAGGAATTGAGGGTTTCTCTGAGCTTCCCAAGCATTGCCTAGCCTTGTGTTGTGGGTTCTTTGTGGCAGCTCTGGTTATAAACCTTCTGAGAGACATGACTCCTTTAAGGATTTCACAGTTTATTCCCATTCCAATGGCAATGGCAGTACCATTTTACATAGGTGCTTACTTCGCGATTGATATGTTTCTTGGGACTGTGATACTGTTCGTCTGGGAGCGAATTAATAGGAAAGATGCAGAAGACTATGCAGGGGCAGTTGCGTCAGGTTTAATATGTGGCGATGGAATTTGGACTGTACCATCAGCAATCCTTTCCATTTTGAGGATCAATCCACCCATCTGTATGTACTTCGGGCCTTCCGTGAGTAGCTGA
- the LOC127803335 gene encoding ABC transporter I family member 11, chloroplastic isoform X1, with protein MEPYLGLGHNEPGGFFWPNLPASHTFVGGVSFLARTDPLQSSPFLPSVHFAVKRGREGKGTRQIWRALLRYCHRLFSVPELFLPTAVFLLPCFRSRRPVKVSCGRSCFEVRDVSYRPPGTQENLLNGVSISLPENSLGLIFGRSGSGKTTLLQLIAGLSKPTSGSIYVQRYGNDGKPNQSPEQLTPERVGIVFQFPERYFVADNVLEEVTFGWPRQRGGLQLKELLASRLHRAITSVGLHGISLDKDPQSLSGGYKRRLALAIQLVQFPDLLILDEPLAGLDWKARADVVKLLKQLKKELTLLVVSHDLRELAGLVDRSWKMEMGGVLKEEPLPVY; from the exons ATGGAACCCTATCTGGGACTGGGGCACAACGAACCGGGCGGGTTCTTCTGGCCGAATTTACCCGCTAGTCACACGTTTGTGGGAGGCGTATCTTTTCTGGCCCGAACCGACCCGTTGCAGTCGTCTCCCTTTCTTCCTTCCGTTCATTTTGCCGTCAAGAGGGGACGGGAAGGGAAGGGAACCAGACAGATATGGCGAGCACTCCTCCGTTATTGTCATCGCCTTTTCTCAGTTCCAGAACTTTTTCTCCCAACCGCCGTCTTTCTCCTCCCATGTTTCAG AAGTCGTCGGCCAGTCAAAGTCTCCTGCGGTCGTTCCTGCTTCGAA GTAAGGGATGTTAGCTACCGGCCTCCGGGGACACAAGAGAACCTTTTGAATGGAGTTAGCATTTCCCTTCCTGAAAATAG TCTTGGCTTGATTTTTGGacggagtggaagtgggaaaACTACTCTCTTGCAG CTTATTGCAGGGCTTAGCAAACCAACATCAGGCTCCATTTATGTTCAAAGATATGGTAATGATGGCAAGCCAAATCAGTCTCCTGagcagttaactcctgaaagAGTTGGTATTGTTTTTCAGTTTCCTGAGAG GTATTTTGTGGCAGATAATGTTCTTGAGGAGGTTACATTTGGATGGCCAAGGCAAAGGGGTGGCCTTCAATTGAAAGAACTTCTTGCTTCAAGACTGCATAGAGCTATTACTTCG GTTGGACTGCATGGGATCTCCTTGGATAAAGACCCTCAATCTCTAAGTGGTGGATATAAACGACGGTTGGCATTAGCAATTCAATTA GTGCAGTTTCCTGATTTACTGATACTGGATGAACCTCTTGCTGGTCTTG attggAAGGCACGTGCAGATGTTGTGAAGCTGTTGAAGCAGTTAAAGAAAGAACTGACTTTACTTGTCGTGAGCCATGACCTCAG GGAGCTGGCCGGGCTAGTTGATCGATCTTGGAAGATGGAAATGGGTGGAGTACTCAAGGAAGAGCCTCTACCAGTTTACTAG
- the LOC127803335 gene encoding ABC transporter I family member 11, chloroplastic isoform X3 — protein sequence MASTPPLLSSPFLSSRTFSPNRRLSPPMFQARSRRPVKVSCGRSCFEVRDVSYRPPGTQENLLNGVSISLPENSLGLIFGRSGSGKTTLLQLIAGLSKPTSGSIYVQRYGNDGKPNQSPEQLTPERVGIVFQFPERYFVADNVLEEVTFGWPRQRGGLQLKELLASRLHRAITSVGLHGISLDKDPQSLSGGYKRRLALAIQLVQFPDLLILDEPLAGLDWKARADVVKLLKQLKKELTLLVVSHDLRELAGLVDRSWKMEMGGVLKEEPLPVY from the exons ATGGCGAGCACTCCTCCGTTATTGTCATCGCCTTTTCTCAGTTCCAGAACTTTTTCTCCCAACCGCCGTCTTTCTCCTCCCATGTTTCAGGCGAG AAGTCGTCGGCCAGTCAAAGTCTCCTGCGGTCGTTCCTGCTTCGAA GTAAGGGATGTTAGCTACCGGCCTCCGGGGACACAAGAGAACCTTTTGAATGGAGTTAGCATTTCCCTTCCTGAAAATAG TCTTGGCTTGATTTTTGGacggagtggaagtgggaaaACTACTCTCTTGCAG CTTATTGCAGGGCTTAGCAAACCAACATCAGGCTCCATTTATGTTCAAAGATATGGTAATGATGGCAAGCCAAATCAGTCTCCTGagcagttaactcctgaaagAGTTGGTATTGTTTTTCAGTTTCCTGAGAG GTATTTTGTGGCAGATAATGTTCTTGAGGAGGTTACATTTGGATGGCCAAGGCAAAGGGGTGGCCTTCAATTGAAAGAACTTCTTGCTTCAAGACTGCATAGAGCTATTACTTCG GTTGGACTGCATGGGATCTCCTTGGATAAAGACCCTCAATCTCTAAGTGGTGGATATAAACGACGGTTGGCATTAGCAATTCAATTA GTGCAGTTTCCTGATTTACTGATACTGGATGAACCTCTTGCTGGTCTTG attggAAGGCACGTGCAGATGTTGTGAAGCTGTTGAAGCAGTTAAAGAAAGAACTGACTTTACTTGTCGTGAGCCATGACCTCAG GGAGCTGGCCGGGCTAGTTGATCGATCTTGGAAGATGGAAATGGGTGGAGTACTCAAGGAAGAGCCTCTACCAGTTTACTAG
- the LOC127804941 gene encoding uncharacterized protein LOC127804941 isoform X2, which translates to MGKEQRLRIAAEKINSSLNGVAVVEVVGLDMEEEREAVFDEAVDKAWQILGNLDSFVDCYSYEGKSQDPLQLAEDEFKKIVKINFMAAWYLLKAVGRRMRDHKSGGSIVFLTSINGGERGIYPGAAAYGSCLAGVQQLVRTCAMEIGKYNIRVNGIARGLHLHDEFPLSVGTERAEKLVKDAAPLNRWLDVKNDLASTVIYLISDGSRYMTGTTIFVDGGQSLTRPRMRSFM; encoded by the exons ATGGGAAAGGAGCAGAGGCTTAGGATTGCCGCAGAGAAGATAAATAGCTCGTTGAACGGCGTGGCTGTTGTCGAAGTAGTTGGATTAGATatggaagaggagagagaggcggTTTTCGATGAAGCGGTCGATAAGGCGTGGCAGATTCTTGGGAACTTGGACTCTTTTGTCGATTGCTACTCTTATGAAG GAAAATCGCAGGATCCTCTTCAGTTGGCTGAAGATGAATTCAAAaagattgttaaaataaatttcatggcTGCATGGTACTTGTTGAAAGCTGTTGGCAGGAGAATGCGTGATCACAAATCAGGAGGATCCATTGTATTTTTGACCTCAATAAATGGTGGTGAGAGAGGCATATATCCAGGAGCTGCTGCTTATGGTTCATGTTTAGCAGGAGTGCAGCAATTAGTTAGG ACATGTGCCATGGAGATTGGGAAGTACAATATCAGGGTCAATGGAATCGCGCGTGGCTTGCACCTGCACGACGAGTTCCCGTTATCAGTGGGGACGGAAAGGGCAGAGAAGCTGGTGAAGGACGCAGCCCCACTCAACAGATGGCTTGATGTGAAAAACGACTTGGCTTCCACGGTCATCTATTTGATAAGTGATGGATCCCGCTACATGACTGGCACCACCATATTTGTTGACGGAGGCCAGTCATTAACAAGGCCCCGGATGCGATCCTTTATGTAG
- the LOC127803335 gene encoding ABC transporter I family member 11, chloroplastic isoform X2 yields the protein MEPYLGLGHNEPGGFFWPNLPASHTFVGGVSFLARTDPLQSSPFLPSVHFAVKRGREGKGTRQIWRALLRYCHRLFSVPELFLPTAVFLLPCFRREVVGQSKSPAVVPASKDVSYRPPGTQENLLNGVSISLPENSLGLIFGRSGSGKTTLLQLIAGLSKPTSGSIYVQRYGNDGKPNQSPEQLTPERVGIVFQFPERYFVADNVLEEVTFGWPRQRGGLQLKELLASRLHRAITSVGLHGISLDKDPQSLSGGYKRRLALAIQLVQFPDLLILDEPLAGLDWKARADVVKLLKQLKKELTLLVVSHDLRELAGLVDRSWKMEMGGVLKEEPLPVY from the exons ATGGAACCCTATCTGGGACTGGGGCACAACGAACCGGGCGGGTTCTTCTGGCCGAATTTACCCGCTAGTCACACGTTTGTGGGAGGCGTATCTTTTCTGGCCCGAACCGACCCGTTGCAGTCGTCTCCCTTTCTTCCTTCCGTTCATTTTGCCGTCAAGAGGGGACGGGAAGGGAAGGGAACCAGACAGATATGGCGAGCACTCCTCCGTTATTGTCATCGCCTTTTCTCAGTTCCAGAACTTTTTCTCCCAACCGCCGTCTTTCTCCTCCCATGTTTCAGGCGAG AAGTCGTCGGCCAGTCAAAGTCTCCTGCGGTCGTTCCTGCTTCGAA GGATGTTAGCTACCGGCCTCCGGGGACACAAGAGAACCTTTTGAATGGAGTTAGCATTTCCCTTCCTGAAAATAG TCTTGGCTTGATTTTTGGacggagtggaagtgggaaaACTACTCTCTTGCAG CTTATTGCAGGGCTTAGCAAACCAACATCAGGCTCCATTTATGTTCAAAGATATGGTAATGATGGCAAGCCAAATCAGTCTCCTGagcagttaactcctgaaagAGTTGGTATTGTTTTTCAGTTTCCTGAGAG GTATTTTGTGGCAGATAATGTTCTTGAGGAGGTTACATTTGGATGGCCAAGGCAAAGGGGTGGCCTTCAATTGAAAGAACTTCTTGCTTCAAGACTGCATAGAGCTATTACTTCG GTTGGACTGCATGGGATCTCCTTGGATAAAGACCCTCAATCTCTAAGTGGTGGATATAAACGACGGTTGGCATTAGCAATTCAATTA GTGCAGTTTCCTGATTTACTGATACTGGATGAACCTCTTGCTGGTCTTG attggAAGGCACGTGCAGATGTTGTGAAGCTGTTGAAGCAGTTAAAGAAAGAACTGACTTTACTTGTCGTGAGCCATGACCTCAG GGAGCTGGCCGGGCTAGTTGATCGATCTTGGAAGATGGAAATGGGTGGAGTACTCAAGGAAGAGCCTCTACCAGTTTACTAG
- the LOC127804941 gene encoding uncharacterized protein LOC127804941 isoform X1 produces the protein MENSGKKVLLTSNCDEISLNIAQHLAKRGCRLVLMGKEQRLRIAAEKINSSLNGVAVVEVVGLDMEEEREAVFDEAVDKAWQILGNLDSFVDCYSYEGKSQDPLQLAEDEFKKIVKINFMAAWYLLKAVGRRMRDHKSGGSIVFLTSINGGERGIYPGAAAYGSCLAGVQQLVRTCAMEIGKYNIRVNGIARGLHLHDEFPLSVGTERAEKLVKDAAPLNRWLDVKNDLASTVIYLISDGSRYMTGTTIFVDGGQSLTRPRMRSFM, from the exons ATGGAAAATTCTGGAAAGAAGGTTTTGCTCACCTCCAATTGCGATGAGATTTCTCTCAACATTGCCCAGCATCTGGCAAAACGCGGTTGCAG ATTGGTTCTGATGGGAAAGGAGCAGAGGCTTAGGATTGCCGCAGAGAAGATAAATAGCTCGTTGAACGGCGTGGCTGTTGTCGAAGTAGTTGGATTAGATatggaagaggagagagaggcggTTTTCGATGAAGCGGTCGATAAGGCGTGGCAGATTCTTGGGAACTTGGACTCTTTTGTCGATTGCTACTCTTATGAAG GAAAATCGCAGGATCCTCTTCAGTTGGCTGAAGATGAATTCAAAaagattgttaaaataaatttcatggcTGCATGGTACTTGTTGAAAGCTGTTGGCAGGAGAATGCGTGATCACAAATCAGGAGGATCCATTGTATTTTTGACCTCAATAAATGGTGGTGAGAGAGGCATATATCCAGGAGCTGCTGCTTATGGTTCATGTTTAGCAGGAGTGCAGCAATTAGTTAGG ACATGTGCCATGGAGATTGGGAAGTACAATATCAGGGTCAATGGAATCGCGCGTGGCTTGCACCTGCACGACGAGTTCCCGTTATCAGTGGGGACGGAAAGGGCAGAGAAGCTGGTGAAGGACGCAGCCCCACTCAACAGATGGCTTGATGTGAAAAACGACTTGGCTTCCACGGTCATCTATTTGATAAGTGATGGATCCCGCTACATGACTGGCACCACCATATTTGTTGACGGAGGCCAGTCATTAACAAGGCCCCGGATGCGATCCTTTATGTAG
- the LOC127803333 gene encoding probable metal-nicotianamine transporter YSL6 isoform X2: protein MGTVTPAAEEISEPLLAESEKNRDVELERIPEWKDQITIRGLVVSAVLGTLFCIITHKLNLTVGIIPSLNVAAGLLGFFFVKSWTGCLSKLGFSIQPFTRQENTVIQTCVVACYGLAFSGGFGSYMIAMDDKTYKLIGVDYPGNQAEDVKNPGLWWMIGFLFVVSFLGLFSLVPLRKVMVMDNKLTYPSGTATAMLINSFHTNTGAELAGKQVKCLGKYLSISLCWSCFKWFFSGIGDSCGFDNFPSLGLALFKNTFYFDFSPTYVGCGLICPHVVNCSVLLGAIISWGILWPFISKHAGDWYPADLGSNDFKGLYGYKVFIAISLILGDGLYNLIKIIAITAREMCNNRTKQKNLPVIHEVSDDENSKLLMEQRKQDEIFLKDSIPSWLAVSGYVGLAAMSIVTIPNIFPSLKWYLVLCSYVIAPALAFCNSYGTGLTDWNLSSTYGKIGLFIIASLVGRDGGVIAGLAACGVMMAIVSTAADLMQDFKTGYLTLSSAKSMFVSQLIGTAMGCVIAPLTFWMFWTAFDVGSPDGPYKAPYAVIFREMAILGIEGFSELPKHCLALCCGFFVAALVINLLRDMTPLRISQFIPIPMAMAVPFYIGAYFAIDMFLGTVILFVWERINRKDAEDYAGAVASGLICGDGIWTVPSAILSILRINPPICMYFGPSVSS, encoded by the exons ATGGGGACCGTAACTCCTGCAGCAGAGGAGATATCAGAGCCATTGCTTGCTGAATCGGAGAAGAACCGGGACGTTGAGTTGGAGAGAATCCCAGAATGGAAAGACCAGATCACGATCAGGGGCTTGGTAGTGAGTGCTGTATTAGGTACACTCTTCTGTATCATCACCCACAAGCTCAATCTGACCGTCGGGATCATTCCGTCCCTCAACGTCGCCGCCGGATTGCTAGGGTTCTTCTTTGTCAAGTCATGGACTGGGTGTTTGTCCAAATTAGGGTTTTCGATTCAGCCCTTTACCAGGCAAGAAAATACTGTGATACAGACATGCGTGGTCGCTTGTTACGGCCTCGCCTTCAGTg GGGGATTTGGTTCATATATGATTGCCATGGATGATAAGACATACAAACTGATTGGTGTGGATTACCCTGGTAATCAAGCAGAGGATGTAAAGAACCCTGGCTTATGGTGGATGATTGGCTTTTTATTTGTTGTCAGTTTTCTTGGGCTTTTCAGCCTTGTTCCACTTCGGAAG GTTATGGTCATGGATAATAAACTGACATACCCCAGTGGAACTGCCACAGCAATGTTGATAAACAGCTTCCACACAAATACTGGAGCTGAGCTTGCAGG GAAACAAGTCAAATGTCTTGGGAAGTATTTGAGCATAAGTTTATGCTGGAGCTGCTTTAAATGGTTCTTCAGCGGTATTGGAGATTCTTGTGGTTTTGATAATTTTCCTAGCCTTGGATTAGCACTGTTTAAGAACAC GTTTTATTTTGACTTTAGTCCAACTTATGTTGGTTGTGGTCTTATATGCCCCCATGTAGTCAATTGTTCAGTTCTTCTTGGTGCAATCATATCATGGGGCATCCTTTGGCCCTTTATATCCAAACATGCTGGGGATTGGTATCCAGCTGATCTTGGTAGCAATGATTTTAAAGGTCTTTATGGATACAAG GTTTTCATAGCTATCTCACTCATCCTTGGTGATGGCCTTTACAATTTGATTAAGATAATAGCAATAACTGCTAGGGAAATGTGCAACAACAGAACCAAACAGAAGAATCTTCCAGTAATCCATGAAGTCTCAG ATGATGAGAATTCTAAATTACTAATGGAGCAAAGAAAACAAGATGAGATATTTCTGAAAGACAGTATTCCATCCTGGTTGGCAGTTTCTGGTTACGTGGGCCTGGCTGCAATGTCAATTGTTACAATACCAAACATATTTCCATCCCTCAAGTGGTATCTTGTTCTCTGCTCATATGTAATTGCCCCTGCCCTTGCCTTCTGTAATTCCTATGGAACTGGGCTGACGGACTGGAATTTGTCTTCCACTTATGGAAAGATTGGTCTTTTTATTATTGCTTCATTGGTTGGACGTGATGGTGGGGTAATAGCCGGTTTAGCAGCTTGTGGAGTTATGATGGCTATTGTCTCCACAGCAGCTGATCTCATGCAAGATTTTAAGACTGGTTATCTTACTCTATCATCAGCTAAGTCCATGTTTGTAAGCCAGTTGATTGGAACAGCCATGGGTTGTGTCATTGCCCCACTCactttttggatgttttggacTGCTTTTGATGTCGGGTCACCTGATGGTCCATACAAAGCACCATACGCAGTTATATTCAGGGAAATGGCTATTCTAGGAATTGAGGGTTTCTCTGAGCTTCCCAAGCATTGCCTAGCCTTGTGTTGTGGGTTCTTTGTGGCAGCTCTGGTTATAAACCTTCTGAGAGACATGACTCCTTTAAGGATTTCACAGTTTATTCCCATTCCAATGGCAATGGCAGTACCATTTTACATAGGTGCTTACTTCGCGATTGATATGTTTCTTGGGACTGTGATACTGTTCGTCTGGGAGCGAATTAATAGGAAAGATGCAGAAGACTATGCAGGGGCAGTTGCGTCAGGTTTAATATGTGGCGATGGAATTTGGACTGTACCATCAGCAATCCTTTCCATTTTGAGGATCAATCCACCCATCTGTATGTACTTCGGGCCTTCCGTGAGTAGCTGA